Proteins found in one Lutimonas zeaxanthinifaciens genomic segment:
- a CDS encoding TonB-dependent receptor yields MKKIFFLLLLFPLISAAQIKYSLSGTVKDKSSGESLFGATVFIEGTSIGTTTNEYGFYSITASEGTYSLIISYLGFDDIKMEVLLDRDQNLNIELSESSNQLNEVVLQTEDSEDINIRKPQMSVSKLKVRTIKQMPAVLGEVDIIKSLQLLPGVTNNGEGSSGFNVRGGSVDQNLVLLDETIIYNTSHLLGFFSIFNSDAIKDIKLYKGNIPSKFGGRASSVLDVRQKDGNNKNFALTGGIGTVSTRLAVEGPIVKDRSSFLVAGRGSYAHLFLKLDEDLKDNTAYFYDLNLKTNFEINENNQLFLSGYFGRDVFEFNENFKNSYGNSSGNLRWNHIFNDKIFSNLSLNFSKYDYELEISAFEFDWLSEIDNINLKYALSYYLNNDIKLDFGFNGIHYLFNPGIISPTTETSGINYLKLDQKRAFEGGLYIGAEHQVSSKLSIQYGLRYSNFARMGGQAIVQYENDQPVVYDEALEIYKRGIPVGAIDYEKSEVIKGFGNLEPRLAFAYELGEHASVKAGYSRVAQYIHLISNTTSVTPLDVWAPSGTYIEPQLSNQYAVGYFRKLKNNGLSLEVEAYYKDIANRIDYIDGSDLIGNNTIETEILNGESKAYGLEFLMRKTQGDFTGWLAYTWSKSEQRTPGGTAGGPGINDGEWYYTPYDRTHDLSFTGTYRLNKKWRFSANLIYQTGRPVTYPTGQYEYEGQSIASYSDRNSDRLPAYHRLDLSAILVPGKPGKKWKGEWVFSIYNVYNRRNAASITFSQNRETGINEATRIAIFGIVPSVTYNFKF; encoded by the coding sequence ATGAAAAAAATTTTTTTCCTCCTGTTGCTGTTTCCACTGATTTCAGCGGCTCAAATTAAATACAGCCTTAGCGGAACAGTTAAGGACAAAAGCAGTGGTGAATCACTTTTTGGCGCTACTGTTTTTATTGAAGGTACTTCAATTGGCACCACCACAAATGAATACGGGTTTTACTCGATCACAGCTTCAGAGGGCACATATTCGCTGATTATTTCTTATTTGGGCTTTGATGACATCAAAATGGAGGTGCTGCTCGACAGAGATCAAAACTTAAATATTGAGCTGTCTGAAAGTTCCAATCAACTTAATGAAGTTGTATTGCAAACAGAAGATTCTGAAGACATTAATATTAGGAAGCCCCAAATGAGTGTTTCAAAACTCAAGGTAAGGACCATCAAACAAATGCCTGCGGTATTGGGTGAGGTAGATATCATCAAATCTTTACAACTTTTACCCGGAGTAACCAATAACGGGGAAGGATCAAGCGGCTTTAATGTCAGGGGTGGTTCCGTGGATCAGAATCTGGTCCTCCTTGATGAAACCATTATCTATAACACCTCTCATTTACTGGGCTTCTTTTCCATCTTCAACTCAGATGCCATCAAGGATATTAAATTGTACAAAGGAAATATCCCTTCAAAGTTTGGAGGACGAGCCTCCTCCGTTCTCGACGTCAGACAAAAGGATGGAAACAACAAAAATTTTGCACTTACCGGAGGTATCGGAACGGTTTCAACAAGGTTGGCCGTTGAAGGACCCATAGTGAAGGATCGAAGTTCGTTCCTCGTTGCCGGACGAGGTTCTTATGCCCATTTATTTCTAAAACTGGACGAAGATCTAAAGGATAACACCGCCTATTTTTACGATCTTAATTTAAAAACCAATTTCGAGATCAATGAAAACAACCAGCTTTTTCTTTCAGGATATTTTGGCAGGGATGTTTTTGAATTCAATGAAAATTTTAAAAATTCTTACGGAAACTCTTCGGGAAACCTTAGATGGAACCACATCTTTAATGACAAGATCTTTTCTAATTTATCGCTTAATTTCAGTAAGTATGACTATGAACTGGAGATCAGTGCCTTTGAATTTGACTGGCTCTCAGAAATTGACAATATCAATTTAAAATACGCCTTGAGCTATTACCTCAATAATGATATAAAGCTGGATTTTGGGTTCAATGGTATTCATTATTTATTCAATCCCGGAATCATCAGTCCAACAACTGAAACTTCAGGAATAAATTATCTTAAACTAGATCAGAAAAGAGCTTTTGAAGGCGGATTATATATTGGCGCAGAACATCAGGTCTCTTCAAAATTATCCATCCAGTACGGACTGCGATACTCCAATTTTGCAAGAATGGGTGGACAGGCCATCGTACAGTATGAAAATGACCAACCTGTAGTTTATGATGAGGCTCTTGAGATCTATAAACGCGGTATCCCGGTTGGCGCTATCGATTATGAAAAAAGTGAGGTTATCAAAGGTTTTGGAAATCTTGAACCCAGGCTGGCATTTGCCTATGAACTGGGAGAGCATGCTTCCGTAAAAGCCGGATACTCCCGGGTAGCCCAGTATATTCATTTGATATCAAATACAACATCTGTAACACCCCTTGACGTGTGGGCTCCAAGCGGCACTTATATTGAACCACAATTATCGAATCAATATGCTGTGGGTTATTTTAGAAAATTGAAGAATAACGGGCTTTCATTGGAAGTTGAAGCCTACTACAAAGACATCGCCAATAGAATTGACTATATAGATGGCTCGGACCTGATTGGCAACAATACAATTGAAACAGAAATTCTTAACGGAGAATCGAAGGCCTACGGACTCGAATTCCTTATGAGAAAAACACAAGGTGATTTTACAGGATGGTTGGCCTATACCTGGTCAAAATCAGAACAAAGAACTCCTGGGGGAACTGCAGGCGGCCCCGGTATTAATGACGGAGAATGGTATTATACTCCTTATGACCGAACGCATGACCTATCCTTCACAGGAACGTACAGATTAAATAAAAAATGGAGATTCAGCGCCAACCTGATCTACCAGACAGGACGTCCGGTGACCTATCCTACCGGTCAGTATGAATATGAAGGGCAGTCCATAGCGAGTTACTCGGACCGGAATTCAGACCGTCTTCCCGCCTATCACAGACTTGACCTTTCAGCCATTCTTGTACCGGGTAAGCCAGGTAAAAAATGGAAAGGAGAATGGGTTTTTAGCATTTACAATGTTTATAACAGAAGAAACGCAGCTTCAATTACTTTTTCTCAGAACCGGGAAACAGGAATTAATGAAGCAACGCGAATAGCCATTTTTGGAATAGTTCCCTCGGTAACCTATAATTTTAAATTTTAA
- the lpdA gene encoding dihydrolipoyl dehydrogenase: MKSFDVTVIGSGPGGYVAAIRCAQLGLKTGLIEKYSTLGGTCLNVGCIPSKALLDSSHHYEDAVKHFETHGIEIPGEVKVNLEKMIARKDAVVSQTTGGIDFLMKKNKIEVFHGLGSFKDSEHITVTKEDGSIEEIASKNTIIATGSKPSTLPFIQIDKERIITSTEALKLKEIPKHLIVIGGGVIGLELGQVYKRLGAEVTVVEYMDRIIPTMDASLSKELTKVLKKSKFKINVSHKVKAVNRNADEISVLADDKKGNEVEIKGDYCLVSVGRRPFTEGLNLEAAGVKINDRGQVDVNDHLQTNVKNIYAIGDVVRGAMLAHKAEEEGTMAAEIIAGQKPHIDYNLIPGVVYTWPEVASVGQTEEQLKESGIKYKMGSFPMRALGRSRASMDIDGLIKVLADEKTDEILGVHMVGARAADMIAEAVVAMEFRASSEDVARMSHAHPTFTEAIKEACLAVENRALHS, encoded by the coding sequence ATGAAATCATTTGATGTTACTGTTATCGGTTCGGGGCCAGGTGGATATGTTGCAGCGATACGTTGCGCTCAGTTAGGCTTAAAAACTGGGCTTATTGAAAAGTATAGTACTTTGGGCGGAACCTGTCTGAATGTAGGTTGTATTCCAAGTAAAGCTTTACTTGATTCTTCACATCATTACGAAGATGCCGTAAAACACTTTGAAACGCATGGTATTGAAATTCCCGGAGAAGTAAAAGTGAATCTTGAAAAAATGATTGCACGGAAGGATGCCGTGGTATCTCAAACTACCGGAGGAATTGATTTTCTTATGAAAAAAAACAAAATCGAGGTCTTCCATGGATTGGGCAGTTTTAAAGATTCAGAGCACATCACTGTGACTAAGGAAGATGGAAGTATCGAGGAGATTGCTTCCAAAAACACAATTATTGCCACGGGCAGTAAGCCATCGACCTTACCTTTTATTCAGATTGACAAGGAGCGAATCATAACTTCGACCGAGGCTCTAAAACTAAAAGAAATTCCAAAGCATCTGATCGTGATCGGAGGTGGTGTCATTGGCCTGGAACTCGGACAAGTGTACAAAAGACTTGGAGCAGAAGTGACGGTAGTGGAATATATGGATCGAATCATTCCAACCATGGACGCAAGTCTTTCCAAGGAGTTAACTAAGGTTTTGAAAAAATCCAAATTTAAAATCAACGTATCTCATAAAGTGAAGGCAGTGAACAGAAACGCCGATGAAATTTCAGTTCTTGCAGATGATAAAAAAGGAAACGAAGTTGAGATTAAAGGAGATTATTGTTTGGTTTCCGTTGGAAGAAGGCCGTTTACTGAAGGCCTGAATCTTGAAGCAGCAGGAGTTAAGATCAATGACCGAGGGCAGGTAGATGTAAATGACCACTTACAAACCAATGTGAAGAACATTTACGCTATTGGTGACGTGGTTAGAGGAGCTATGCTGGCACATAAAGCAGAAGAAGAGGGAACCATGGCCGCGGAAATCATTGCGGGCCAGAAACCACATATAGATTACAATTTAATTCCTGGTGTTGTTTACACCTGGCCGGAAGTGGCTTCAGTAGGTCAAACCGAAGAACAACTTAAGGAATCAGGCATAAAATACAAGATGGGAAGTTTTCCGATGCGGGCCCTGGGGCGTTCAAGAGCAAGTATGGATATCGATGGCCTGATAAAAGTCCTTGCGGATGAAAAAACGGATGAAATCCTCGGTGTCCACATGGTTGGAGCCAGAGCAGCAGATATGATCGCGGAAGCTGTGGTTGCCATGGAGTTCAGGGCCTCAAGTGAAGATGTAGCCAGAATGAGCCATGCACACCCGACCTTTACCGAAGCCATTAAAGAGGCATGTCTTGCGGTTGAAAACAGAGCGCTGCACAGTTAA